A window of the Dioscorea cayenensis subsp. rotundata cultivar TDr96_F1 chromosome 14, TDr96_F1_v2_PseudoChromosome.rev07_lg8_w22 25.fasta, whole genome shotgun sequence genome harbors these coding sequences:
- the LOC120276238 gene encoding uncharacterized protein LOC120276238: MSKRDGGNGDLVMDFIFSWSLDDIFNGDLFKEKVVKNPLTFESLKSYLNSYTFPMLEEVRADVASCLEAIGKAPFTNIVEINKIGPKKQLLYHIKIGRQNASVTGKNKIYIPKRGDIFVLTDSRPKFVSDLIRNGRSYRIAIVSEGCKISLSKSLDNDQFCDIGNSKTPLFAVYLMNIATSSRMWRAIDFELATKRNLLLVKEVINTKSSIFKDREVPQSDVLGNIKNKLLAFNFNESQNNAVLRCALAATCNEKCSIDLIWGPPGTGKTKTTAALLWILREMKCRTLTCAPTNTAVREVASRYMNLLKDNSAEEGALLLGDVLLFGNKDRMNIDDNLHLHDVFLDNRVKKLRPWFAQKTGWKHCLDSMVEFFVDCLKLYLYHVIKKFPQDFVRRKFLKISENMNQCLRTLRTHLPNASISQESSKDIVLLLDLLQELVDLLIKDISSSNLKSLIDSVGRKSLEISKSLTTLRMHLTSASISEESSRDIVLLLELLQEFDDLQKEFCSINLKSFEDFVRRTFAENSRSLSQCLTTLRTHLPSASVSEESSRDIVLLLDLLQEFNGLLQKNFTSSDLEEVFKSNNGLNSNSKTLELRKSKERCLQVLYRLQSGLKLPPTCSRRGIGDFCMQKASLMFCTAFSTSKLYNVKRMIPLDVLVIDEAAQLKECETLIPLQLSVVRHAILIGDECQLPAMVKSKASENALFGRSLFERLSLLGYKKQLLNVQYRMHPSISRFPNANFYNNKISDGPSVIDKKHTRCFLPGPMFGPYSFINIEFGNEVADGLTHSKKNLVEVAVISDIISRLFSECVRTKQRVSVGIICPYTAQVSAIREKLGKAYKGHSFFSFRVNSVDGFQGSEEDIIMFSAVRSNTAGTVGFLYNHQRTNVALTRARHCLWVLGNEPTLSSSGTIWSKLVCDAKNRGCFFDGKDDKNIMNVMMKSCNGFGKINEQIYNMTSLDISKTQEKKYGEMHVLSNQFVQLSMDNTSEAPKCDSRKIETSEGKRMENNTKMEDKRIETTPKEKNVVKHEKLSNLSSKVVHHSEHPQLIKSEGYMQTGTLRNWSNQNNDASSSTIKMTTAPKPKQINEEEKEEPSNIRATILTSIAVAVIGSAVFMIFHCFNQN; the protein is encoded by the exons ATGAGTAAGAGAGATGGAGGGAATGGTGATTTGGTTATGGACTTCATCTTCTCTTGGTCTCTTGATGATATATTTAATGGAGATCTCTTCAAGGAAAAG GTTGTGAAGAATCCTTTAACTTTTGAATCTTTGAAGAGTTATCTCAATTCATATACTTTTCCTATGCTTGAGGAAGTACGTGCTGATGTTGCTTCTTGTCTTGAAGCCATTGGAAAAGCTCCATTTACTAATATTGTGGAAATTAACAAGATCGGTCCAAAGAAGCAATTGTTATATCATATTAAAATTGGTAGGCAAAATGCTTCAGTTACgggtaagaataaaatatacataccGAAAAGAGGAGATATATTTGTCTTAACTGATTCAAGACCAAAATTTGTTTCTGATTTAATACGGAATGGAAGATCATATAGAATTGCTATTGTTTCTGAGGGTTGTAAAATCTCATTGTCTAAAAGCTTAGACAATGATCAGTTTTGTGATATTGGCAACAGTAAAACCCCTTTGTTTGCTGTTTACTTGATGAATATTGCAACATCAAGTCGTATGTGGAGAGCAATTGACTTTGAATTGGCTACTAAAAGAAATTTGCTACTTGTTAAAGAGGTCATCAACACTAAATCATCG ATTTTCAAAGACAGGGAAGTGCCACAATCTGATGTACTTGGCAATATAAAAAACAAGTTGcttgcttttaattttaatgaatctcaaaacaacGCGGTGCTAAGATGTGCATTGGCAGCTACATGCAATGAGAAATGTTCTATTGATCTTATTTGGGGGCCACCGGGAACTGGAAAGACGAAAACAACAGCTGCTCTGCTCTGGATTTTGAGAGAAATGAAATGCAGAACACTCACTTGTGCGCCAACAAATACTGCTGTGAGGGAAGTCGCTTCACGGTATATGAATTTGTTAAAAGACAATTCTGCAGAAGAGGGTGCTCTTCTACTGGGAGATGTGTTGCTCTTTGGTAATAAAGATCGAATGAACATCGATGATAATCTTCATCTTCATGATGTGTTCTTGGATAATCGTGTGAAAAAACTTAGACCGTGGTTTGCACAAAAAACTGGTTGGAAGCATTGCCTGGATTCAATGGTGGAGTTCTTTGTGGACTGTCTCAAATTGTATCTGTACCATGTCATAAAGAAATTTCCTCAAGACTTtgttagaagaaaatttttgaagatttCAGAGAATATGAATCAGTGTCTTAGAACATTAAGAACGCATCTGCCAAATGCTTCTATTTCTCAAGAAAGCTCTAAAGACATTGTTTTGCTTCTTGATTTACTACAAGAATTGGTTGACCTTCTTATAAAAGATATTTCTTCCAGTAATCTGAAATCTCTTATAGACTCTGTTGGAAGAAAATCATTGGAGATTTCAAAGAGTCTCACAACATTAAGAATGCATCTGACAAGTGCTTCCATTTCTGAAGAAAGCTCTAGAGATATTGTTTTGCTTCTTGAATTACTACAAGAATTCGATGACCTTCAAAAGGAATTTTGTTCCATTAATCTGAAAAGTTTTGAAGACTTTGTTAGAAGAACATTTGCGGAGAATTCAAGGAGTCTGAGTCAGTGTCTTACAACATTAAGAACTCATTTGCCAAGTGCTTCTGTTTCTGAAGAAAGCTCTAGAGATATTGTTTTGCTTCTTGATTTACTACAAGAATTCAATGGCcttcttcaaaaaaattttacttcCAGTGATCTGGAGGAAGTCTTTAAGTCTAACAATGGACTAAACAGTAATTCTAAAACTTTGGAGCTGAGAAAGAGCAAAGAAAGATGTCTTCAAGTATTGTATAGACTTCAGTCAGGATTGAAACTTCCTCCTACCTGTTCGAGAAGGGGTATTGGAGATTTTTGCATGCAAAAAGCATCACTCATGTTCTGCACAGCATTTTCTACTTCAAAATTGTACAATGTGAAGAGGATGATACCTCTTGATGTATTGGTCATTGATGAGGCTGCTCAGTTAAAAGAGTGTGAAACACTGATTCCTTTACAGCTATCTGTAGTTCGCCATGCAATTCTCATTGGTGATGAATGTCAGTTGCCTGCAATGGTGAAGAGCAAG GCCTCAGAGAATGCACTGTTTGGAAGAAGTCTGTTTGAGAGGCTAAGTTTACTGGGATACAAGAAGCAACTTCTAAACGTACAGTACAGGATGCACCCTTCAATAAGCCGATTCCCGAATGCTAACttttataacaataaaatttcaGATGGTCCGAGTGTCATTGACAAGAAGCACACTAGATGTTTTCTACCAGGCCCCATGTTCGGTCCATATTCATTTATTAACATAGAGTTTGGAAATGAGGTTGCTGATGGTTTGACACATAGCAAGAAAAATTTGGTTGAAGTAGCAGTTATTTCAGACATAATCAGTAGACTTTTCAGTG AATGTGTGAGGACTAAACAGAGAGTTAGTGTTGGTATCATCTGTCCATACACTGCACAAGTTTCAGCAATTCGAGAGAAACTCGGGAAAGCATATAAGGGGCatagttttttttccttcagaGTTAATTCTGTTGATGGATTTCAAGGTAGTGAGGAAGACATCATAATGTTTTCTGCTGTGAGGTCGAATACTGCTGGAACAGTTGGATTTCTGTACAATCATCAACGAACAAATGTCGCATTGACCAGAGCAAG GCATTGTCTTTGGGTTTTAGGAAATGAACCGACATTATCTAGCAGTGGTACTATCTGGAGTAAATTAGTTTGTGATGCAAAAAATCGAGGTTGCTTCTTTGATGGAAAGGATGATAAGAACATCATGAATGTTATGATGAAAAGCTGCAATGGTTTTGGTAAAATAAATGAGCAGATTTACAACATGACTTCCTTGGATATCAGTAAAACACAAGAAAAG AAATATGGAGAAATGCACGTACTTTCAAATCAGTTCGTGCAGCTCAGTATGGATAATACTTCTGAAGCTCCAAAATGTGATTCGAG GAAAATCGAAACTTCTGAAGGGAAAAGGATGGAGAACAACACAAAAATGGAGGATAAAAG AATAGAAACAactccaaaagaaaagaatgtagTGAAACATGAGAAGTTAAGCAATTTGAG tTCTAAAGTTGTGCATCATTCTGAACATCCACAACTAATCAAATCTGAAGGATATATGCAAACTGGTACTTTACGAAATTGGAGTAATCAAAATAATGATGCATCAAGCTCAACCATAAA GATGACAACAGCACCAAAACCAAAACAGATTAATGAAGAGGAAAAAGAGGAGCCAAGTAATATACG TGCTACCATCCTCACTTCAATTGCTGTTGCAGTCATTGGCTCAGCtgtttttatgatatttcaCTGTTTTAATCAGAATTAA
- the LOC120276239 gene encoding uncharacterized protein LOC120276239 gives MNVDIDLLSTSAVVIGDRWNEAQLEHIFGPNLNLQELSFNSIDPNSCNHWIWSPTSKHHKISTLVYHQLNQSLSLSDSWNGWRLLWKLNIAPRAKYFLWTLFHGRLSTSNFLYQMRLGPDNHCILCGHFSEMIDHLFWDCIKTKQVWAHLSLKVNTYIHFPSGFASGSWITDGILSKHLTSVVAATAWLLWKSQCDAIFHGVNINFPTIVCKALIHVQEFSSSNYNLLGYCAQSMVDTSLDDLFALGVALQTILDKQLSIKHVFVNTPATLNGLNDSNTVISWSYTLQISSIRSLLNALGSPSIHCIPIAWMTPAVNLATHGFSFSVLNLLLAGRDLPRWIMKAFVDSGFKFKLYFSFCFIFWLVVYFGALGSNKISPPGFSFSKGCEESSKQNASIDGKNEIYIPKRGDIFVLTDSRPKLVSDLIRNGRSYRIAIVSKGGDDDDEMPPDKYNISLSKSLDNDHFCDIGNSKTTFFVVYLLNIAASSRIWKAIDFELATERNLLLVKEVINTKLSIFKERKVPQSYVLGNIKEKMLAFNLNESQNNEDYVEKEFISLEYFVRRKFFENSSSLSQCLATLRTHLPSASVSEESSRDIVFAS, from the exons ATGAATGTCGATATTGATCTTCTTTCCACTTCTGCGGTTGTCATTGGTGACCGATGGAATGAAGCTCAATTAGAGCATATCTTTGGTCCTAACCTTAACCTACAGGAGCTGTCATTCAACTCTATCGATCCAAACTCTTGCAACCATTGGATTTGGAGCCCCACTTCCAAGCATCACAAAATCTCTACTTTAGTCTATCACCAGTTGAACCAAAGTCTCTCCTTATCTGATTCTTGGAATGGTTGGAGGCTTCTTTGGAAACTCAACATCGCTCCTCGAGCCAAGTACTTCCTCTGGACCCTGTTCCATGGTCGTCTCTCTACATCTAATTTCTTATATCAAATGAGATTGGGCCCTGATAATCACTGTATCTTGTGCGGCCATTTTTCGGAAATGATTGATCATCTATTTTGGGATTGTATTAAAACCAAGCAGGTTTGGGCTCACCTTAGTTTAAAGGTCAATACCTATATCCATTTCCCCAGTGGCTTTGCCTCTGGCTCCTGGATCACTGATGGGATCCTTTCTAAACACCTGACTTCAGTTGTTGCTGCAACTGCTTGGTTGCTTTGGAAGTCCCAGTGTGATGCCATCTTTCACGGTGTTAACATTAATTTCCCTACAATTGTCTGCAAAGCTCTCATCCATGTGCAGGAATTCTCCTCCAGCAACTACAATCTACTTG GCTATTGTGCTCAATCCATGGTCGATACGTCTCTAGATGATCTCTTTGCACTCGGCGTTGCTCTTCAAACAATTTTGGACAAGCAGCTCTCCATCAAGCATGTATTTGTTAATACACCTGCAACTCTCAATGGCCTCAATGATTCGAACACTGTCATCTCCTGGAGTTATACTCTTCAGATTTCTAGCATTCGTTCCCTGTTGAATGCACTTGGCTCCCCCTCCATCCATTGCATTCCTATTGCCTGGATGACCCCTGCTGTTAACTTAGCCACCCATGGTTTCAGCTTCTCAGTCCTCAATCTCCTCCTTGCTGGTCGGGATCTTCCTCGTTGGATTATGAAAGCGTTTGTTGATTCTggtttcaaattcaaattgtatttttctttttgttttatattttggcTGGTTGTTTACTTTGGCGCTCTAGGTTCTAATAAAATTAGCCCCCCGGGGTTCTCTTTTTCAAAAGGTTGTGAAGAATCCTCTAA GCAAAATGCTTCAATTGATGGTAAGAATGAAATATACATTCCAAAGAGAGGAGATATATTTGTCTTAACTGATTCAAGACCAAAGTTGGTTTCTGATTTAATACGGAATGGAAGATCATATAGAATTGCTATTGTTTCTAAGGGTggtgatgacgatgatgagaTGCCACCTGATAAGTATAATATCTCATTGTCTAAAAGCTTAGACAATGATCATTTTTGTGATATTGGCAACAGTAAAACcactttttttgttgtttatttgctGAATATCGCAGCATCAAGTCGTATATGGAAAGCAATTGACTTTGAATTAGCTACTGAAAGAAATTTGCTACTTGTTAAAGAGGTCATCAACACGAAATTATCG ATTTTCAAAGAAAGGAAAGTGCCGCAATCTTATGTACTTGGCAATATAAAAGAGAAGATGCTTGCTTTTAATCTTAATGAATCCCAAAACAATGAG GACTATGTCGAAAAGGAATTTATATCTCTTGAATACTTTGTGAGAAGAAAATTTTTCGAGAATTCAAGCAGTCTGAGTCAGTGTCTTGCAACATTAAGAACTCATTTGCCAAGTGCTTCTGTTTCTGAAGAAAGCTCTAGAGACATTGTTTTTGCTTCTTGA
- the LOC120276240 gene encoding uncharacterized protein LOC120276240, with product MSKISLLVTITFLVGSLFAITSLGLRVHFYLFTVTSTRTGCFSCSANDAFSGDLINFEAAIQSTWDIHTPIKHIFTNNSFIPHALSDMNPSISWRFSGNISNIRFISNMLGNPALHITPSHWMNPRLCLSNINPNCHVLNLFLSGRSDLFSSVLLSASALYSSAFNISAFREDSGMNKVINLSKQNGCFFLSNSDLGAQVPDVHKTMSKLSGFDQMTDNGLNMGGVYFI from the exons ATGTCAAAGATTTCTTTACTTGTAACCATAACCTTCTTGGTCGGAAGCTTATTTGCCATAACTTCTCTTGGGCTGAGGgtccatttttatttgtttacagTCACTTCCACCCGGACAG GGTGTTTCTCCTGTTCTGCAAATGATGCATTCTCTGGAGATCTGATCAACTTTGAAGCAGCTATTCAATCCACCTGGGATATTCATACTCCGATCAAGCACATATTCACCAACAACAGCTTCATTCCACATGCTTTATCTGACATGAATCCTTCGATTTCCTGGCGTTTCTCCGGCAATATATCTAACATCCGCTTCATATCGAACATGCTGGGAAACCCTGCACTTCATATCACTCCTTCCCATTGGATGAATCCTCGCCTCTGCCTTTCCAATATCAATCCCAATTGTCATGTTCTTAATCTATTTCTATCAGGCC gTTCAGATTTGTTTTCTTCAGTCTTGTTATCAGCTTCAGCTTTGTATTCTTCAGCCTTTAATATATCAGCCTTTCGag AAGACAGTGGGATGAACAAGGTCATTAATCTCAGCAAGCAAAATGGGTGCTTCTTCTTGTCAAACAG TGATTTAGGTGCACAAGTGCCAGATGTTCATAAGACAATGTCCAAGCTTTCAGGCTTTGATCAGATGACAGATAATGGCCTGAATATGGGAGGTGTATATTTTATCTAA